The following coding sequences lie in one Paracidovorax avenae genomic window:
- the lpxC gene encoding UDP-3-O-acyl-N-acetylglucosamine deacetylase → MLQQRTIKTLTRAVGVGLHSGQRVELTLRPAAPDTGIVFRRIDLPEPVDIPIRAESVVDTRMASTIGVGGAKVHTVEHLMSACAGLGLDNLYIDITAEEVPILDGSSASFVFLLQSAGVVLQNAPKKFIRVTRPVEVREGEGQQLKWARLEPYHGYKLRFEIDFAHPAVDSTGQSVEFDLGAGNYTRDIARARTFGFTKDVEMMRASGLALGGGLDNAIVMDDYKVLNADGLRYDDEFVKHKILDAIGDLYIVGHPLLAAYSAFRSGHAMNNRLLRELLAQEDAWEIATFESERQAPSGFAAPVQAW, encoded by the coding sequence ATGCTCCAGCAACGCACGATCAAGACCCTCACCCGCGCCGTCGGCGTGGGCCTGCACAGTGGCCAGCGGGTCGAGCTCACGTTGCGTCCGGCCGCGCCGGACACGGGCATCGTGTTCCGCCGCATCGACCTGCCCGAACCCGTGGACATCCCGATCCGCGCCGAGTCGGTGGTCGATACCCGCATGGCCTCCACCATCGGCGTGGGCGGTGCCAAGGTGCATACGGTCGAGCACCTCATGTCGGCCTGCGCGGGCCTGGGGTTGGACAACCTCTACATCGACATCACGGCCGAGGAGGTGCCCATCCTCGACGGCTCGTCGGCCTCCTTCGTGTTCCTGCTGCAGAGCGCCGGCGTGGTGCTGCAGAACGCGCCCAAGAAGTTCATCCGCGTCACGCGGCCCGTGGAAGTGCGCGAGGGCGAGGGCCAGCAGCTCAAGTGGGCGCGGCTGGAGCCCTACCACGGCTACAAGCTGCGCTTCGAGATCGACTTCGCCCACCCGGCCGTGGATTCCACCGGCCAGAGCGTGGAGTTCGACCTCGGCGCGGGCAACTACACGCGCGACATCGCGCGCGCGCGCACCTTCGGATTCACGAAGGACGTGGAGATGATGCGCGCGAGCGGCCTCGCGCTGGGCGGCGGGCTCGACAACGCCATCGTCATGGACGACTACAAGGTGCTCAATGCCGACGGCCTGCGCTACGACGACGAGTTCGTGAAGCACAAGATCCTCGACGCCATCGGCGACCTGTACATCGTCGGCCATCCGCTGCTGGCGGCCTACAGCGCGTTCCGCTCGGGCCACGCGATGAACAACCGTCTGCTGCGCGAACTGCTGGCCCAGGAGGATGCGTGGGAGATCGCCACGTTCGAGAGCGAACGGCAGGCACCCTCCGGGTTCGCCGCGCCCGTGCAGGCCTGGTGA